CCCATGATCCCACCAACACGCTCGCAGTTATCCAGTCCCACGTCgccactataaaaacaccccacCGCCGAGGCAGGCGACCGACGGCGGCGCTCTACCAGGAACGAGCGACAGCGACGCTCCCGAGGCGGGCGGGCAAGCGGTGACGGCTCTCtcgaagcggacggacgacggcaGGGCACCCTAGGCCCGGTGGCAACGACGGTTGTCCCGTCCGTCTCTGCgatggccaccgccgccgccgctccagcGTCTATGGCGCCGTCCCTTACGCCCAAGGTCAACGACAGCAGGAAGGCGGTGGAGCCCGTGGACGCGTCAGAGCTAGAGAAGCACATGCTAGCGGTGGACGACAGCTCCGTGGACCGCGTCGTGATCGCCAGGATCCTGCGCGGCTCCAGGTACAGGGTGACCGCCGTGGAGTCGGCGACGCGCGCGCTGGGCCTGCTCCCCGATGTCAGCATGATCATCACCGACTACTGGATGCCTGGGATGACCGGGTACGAGCTGCTCAAGCGCGTCAAGGAGTCGGCGGCTGCTCAAGCGTGTCAAGGCTTAATttatatataaaatttgttgtagtcgtgtatgatctacttgatatTTTGGCATACTATGCACAAAAACAAGTGCCTTCTATGACTATCGTGATTTATACATTTTCAAACAAAATTTTACGATACCTCTTATTGCATTTTACGCTTCCACTAAAAAGCAAGTGACACATTCGTCATTACAAAACAGATcgttgatttacgctaaaatccgTATTCATTTACTTTGTTTCATATCACGTTTTACGCTTAAATCCACCTGAGCTAGAACCTGAGCACAATCGGAGCGCGcatttttcacgccgtaatttaggcccattcgtcgttacgaaatagattgatgatgtacactaaaatttgtacccatttacgctattttggttcacgttttacactGAAATTTGACCGAGCCAGAATCCGTGCACGATCGAACGTGCgcaattttcacgccgtaatttttggGCTCCATTCGATGTTACGAAACTAGTCACGTATATACAATTGCATATATGGGCTGACGTCTCGATATTGCATGGTTTATGATGTTAAGTTACATGTctttatgcagtcgtaaacgctgAACAAACTGGCAAATTCGTTCCACGTGATTCGCACGTCAGAAGATTCTTTTTGCATGGTTTATGCACATTAATCCGTATATATATGCATTCGTATAATGGCTGACGCATATCGTCCTGGCTCGTGGCTGTCACATGCATCGTATACCCTGATGCAAGCATGTAGGTGGTGGGCTGACCGAGTCCTGGCTGGGGCTTTTCCcttactaatggaagcccagggcttccattacctcgatcctatatatatatagtttatatatttagATCTTCAAATAACTAGAAGAAACTCTGGCCCAACGGTGCCATCCGATTGAGCCGCACCAGGTTTGGGTGGCTATAAAAACACCCCAGGATACTAGgtattaggttttagcggcggcggtGGCGCACTCAGTCGAGAAACCTGCGGAGACGCTCACGAGGTGGGCGGGCAAGCGGCTCCAACGCTCCCCTAGGATCGAGCAACGACGACTCTCCCAAGGCGAAGGGGCAAGCATCCATGGCACTCCCAAAGCAGACAAGTGGTGGCGACACACCCAGGCTTGATGGCAACAACAGTTGTGTGAGGTGTTGTAGGCTTCGACAGATGTGGTGGCGGCCATGGGAGACACAGGTGGCTGCGACGGTCGCGCGAGGCGTGGTCGCCTCCGGCGATGGCGACCACGTGAGGCGTGGGTGGCTCCGGCATCCTCCGATGATCATCTCCTCCGATCTGGTGGCCTCAGCGGCGTCCTCCAGCGACGACCTCCACTAATCCTTTATTTATGTATGTGGCTGTTGTTTAAGCCCATACTAAGATTTTTTTCATTAATTATGATGTTCGGTGTGAGTATTTATGCAACTTTGTGTAATGATTTATGTTTTCATGATATCAACCATCCAACTTATGTGTGTATGCTGTGAGAACGAAAATGGCATTAAAAATTTCTGTGCAtgtaatggaaactcccacgacctGCAACTTTCTGTAATGATTTATGATTTATGTTTTCGGGTCTGCACGAAAATAGGACCGCATGCATGGGTCTGGTGGGGACACGCCTGAATGCCTGTACCTTGTGGAGGGACGACATACAAtcgatgttggtcacttgttctcaattgctatacACAGttgaaaacaaggcaacacaatgttaAAAAGATAACTTACCTTCGTCCTGAAACAGTTATCCTTCGGGATAACTCCTTTGAAGACGAAGGTTGATATTTTAATCAAGTAAATCATACGTCAGTATATAAATGAATATACAGGGAATGTAAAGAAATTAAACATGTTAGCTCATCTCATATATTTCAATATCCCATTTCTCTCCTTTTATATGATAAATTTACAATCGTACCTTCGGTTCTACAAAGTGAGTTAGAACGAAGGTGCTCCGGGGAAGAGATTACATGATGTAATTATTCAGCCCACCAAAAAGGTACTTTGTGCagagcattgttcatctatttataggggatcGTACAACTCCATATGAAATTATAAATATGCCCATAAGACTTGtacatatgatttacaaaatgATGCGAGGGCAATATTGACTTCTGCCTATAATATCTTGGACACGGAATCGTGAACACCTTCTCCTGGCACTGTTCACCTTCGTTTCCATATGTTGTTGTGACGAAGCTTAACGTCTTCGTCTTTGTCCTCATCCTGTTCGGAAGGTATTCGATACCGAAGCTCCTGCAATACTTAAAAACATACTAACAACCAATAGTTaagtgtgtttttgaggaccttcgaaaggtgACGACCCCCAACAATCGCGTACATATTTTTATGTCACTTTGTATACATATCTATGCCAACATTAAGAGGTTTGCAACAATTTTCATGTTGAATCAGTATTTTACGCTCCTAACTTCGggtttttatgctcaaaactgaaTGTTTTTACGCTCGAACATGAAGATGTGTCCATCAATTAACAAAATACCAATTTTTTACGTTGTGTACcgcattgcataaatacctacactttGTAGTATACTTAGTATCAGTGTATATCATAAAGTGGTTGTATCCAGCCCAGCTGCCTTGCTATTATAgcaatcctatatttatggaggaaatacaaCATTTAAATAAATATTTTGTTTCCATACATCTTAGTCCATTTCCTTTCATCGCACATTCCTGT
This portion of the Zea mays cultivar B73 chromosome 2, Zm-B73-REFERENCE-NAM-5.0, whole genome shotgun sequence genome encodes:
- the LOC118476242 gene encoding uncharacterized protein; translation: MGDTGGCDGRARRGRLRRWRPREAWVAPASSDDHLLRSGGLSGVLQRRPPLILYLFENKATQC